The stretch of DNA GCTGGTGTAATTCAATTTATGATAGATGGCTCTAAAATAACACTACGTGAGAGTGATGATGATATTATTACAAATGGAGTGCAATCTGTTCTTTTACCTGATGCTGGGTTTGGTTTGTATTTATACCATGAAAAATATTATGTTGGATTCTCTGCACCTCAATTATTAAACAGTAGAGTGAACTTTTTTAAAGATGGACGAAACCCTGAAGGAACTTTGCCAAGTCACTTTTTCTTTAACGCAGGTTATAAATTTAAAGTTGCAGAAGATTTTGTTATCGAACCTTCTGTTTTTGTAAAATATGTTAAACCTGTTCCAGTTCAATTTGAAGGAACCGCTCGAATAATATATCAAGACAAAATATGGATAGCAGGTACTTATCGTGATAAAGATGCTATCACCGCTTCTATGGGTTATTTAATTAACAACTATTTTACTATTGCGTATGGGTTTGATTTTACTACAACAAACCTTAGAAACTATAGCAATGGAACTCATGAGTTAATGGTTGGAGTTCGTTTTTATCAATTTGCAAACAAAAAATCAACACCTTCAATTAATTAAAAGAACGCTCTAACTTGAACTCCACCAACATGAATAATTGGTGTGTCGTTTGATTTTCTTCCGTTGTAGTTCAAGTTTAGCTGCATGTGTTTCGATAAGTTTTGTTGGTAGATAACCTCCCAAGTCGTATTTTTTCCAGCCAACAAGCCCTCTAGGATTTCATAAGAAACAACTGTATTGTTAGTTGTGTTGTTGTATATGTTTTCAATATAGTTGATATTGAACATTACACTTCCTTTAGAGGCAATGTTATACCGTAATTCTGTTCCAATTTTATGCGCTTTTAAAAGTTCTCCTCCATGTATTGGATTGTTCTGTTTTTGCTTAAAGTTGTAGAACAAACTGATTCGTAATTTAACATCAGGTTGGTAGGTTAACTTAGGCTCTGCTTCATAATTAGTCAAGTAATAATTTTGATTGGTAAAAAATTGCGATTTATTTGATTTTATTCCGTTTGAAAGTATGTTTTGAATGGTAAAAACTCTTGAAATGTTCCATCTTATTTTACCTGTTCGGATAATTGTTTTTCGGGACTCAACACCGTTGGTAAGTAATGATTTTTCTTGATTTTCTTGATAAGTAAAATCCATGCTCCATTTGGTATTGGTCTTGTTAAAGAATATAGTATTTAAAAAACCTTGATTAGTGGTTACTAAATTACTGTCTGCAACATTGTAAACAAAAGGGTTGAAATATTCTTTTTTGTTCAAGGTTTTTCGGTTTACTCTGT from Flavobacteriales bacterium encodes:
- a CDS encoding type IX secretion system membrane protein PorP/SprF — translated: MKKIVIISFMLMAVGVAVAQQLPHFSQYYLNDYLINPAVGGSRPYFEGKSAHRYQWEGITDAPRTYTLSVNGPTKNQKMGFGGYIFTDNVGPTRRTGFNASYAYHIKVNDKVKLSMGLSAGVIQFMIDGSKITLRESDDDIITNGVQSVLLPDAGFGLYLYHEKYYVGFSAPQLLNSRVNFFKDGRNPEGTLPSHFFFNAGYKFKVAEDFVIEPSVFVKYVKPVPVQFEGTARIIYQDKIWIAGTYRDKDAITASMGYLINNYFTIAYGFDFTTTNLRNYSNGTHELMVGVRFYQFANKKSTPSIN